The Rhinolophus ferrumequinum isolate MPI-CBG mRhiFer1 chromosome 21, mRhiFer1_v1.p, whole genome shotgun sequence region GACCTGACCGCCTCCCTCATCTGTTGATTTCTGCCTTcgtttcttctttttaaactgtTCAGcccattggcattttttttttaagcttgcaGATAAACCATGGAAGGTGTCACTTTTCATGGAGTCTCCCTTCTGATATCCACAAACTTCAGCAAAAAAGCCGGGAGGGAGCCTGAGAAGGACAGGACtgcagagatggagggagaagggGCCAAGTTCAGCCAGCTGGCAGTGGGCTGGGGCGGGAGGCGCCGGCTaggcccagcccctcctccctgacCCACCACAGCTGGTGAAGGGTGTCCTCGGAAATAGAATATTGTGACAGAGAGGGCACTGCAGGGCGAAGGACACGGCATTTCCATAAGAATCCTTCTTGGAGTGCAGTGGAGGAGAACCTTGTTTAGAAGCAGCCTTCGAAAAGCCCGAAGTATAAATCTCCTGGTCCTAATTCAAGGACCAGCACCACTTGGTCTCCCAGTCTGGGGAAGAAACGGGGACAATTAAGTGCCACAGAGCTAGCTCATGTCCATTCCTGCTTCTCTGACCACGCAAAGGGTCCTTGGGGCTCTggccctgctcccccaccccagttgGCTAAACAAGGTTCTGCggtttaaaaacagaattgtgaGAGCAGTTGTTGTGTTTGTAAAATAACAATGGCTGCCACGATTTAGAGTTTACAGTTTACCAGGCCCTGTGCTCCCTTTAGGGGTGGTATCACGGTTTACAGGGCAGCAGCTGAGTATCCTAGAGGTCAGCGACTTGCCTTAGGTCATCCAGCTAGGAAGTGGTTCATCCAGGACTGGAACCCAAAACTGGGCGGTTCACACTGATTTGAAAGAATGGAAGAAGTGGCCAGATTGGGAAGCAGTGGGAGTGGGGGGACTGGAACGTCTGGATGaggtggatggggtggggtgctATGCCACCTGTCCAGGCCTCCAGGACCCTGGGGGTAGGGGACAGTGACATCCTCCTGGCCAGTGGCCACTTCTCCCCTCTCTATGTGGGTTCTGAGCACAAACCTAGGAGCGAGGAGCATTGAGCTCTGGGCCGGGGAGGAGGCAGTTAGAACTTTCTGGAGCACCTCCCCCAGCAGGATGAGCTGAAGACCACCAGGGAGGTGTTAATGAAACAGGGAAGCTGTGAACAGACCCAGGAGTGATTCTAATCTGACAcctccacccagcccccaccagTAATGAGCTGGGACCTGCCCTTCTCTCCAGagagggggtgaggggagaagggGACGTCCTTGGGCATCTTTGTAGCTTCAGATGCCTCCTGCTTTCATCATCATCAATATTTTCACTGCAATAAAAaactcatatttattgagcacctactgtgttccaggcaccgTACTAAATCCTTTTCATAcatcattaatcctcacaacaacctatgTAGTAGGTCccattcttatctccattttacagatgaagaaactgaggttcaatcAGGTTTCATGACTGGCCTGATGGCCAAACGGTTACATTTGGACCTAGTACTGTCCGACTCAGAAGTCTGcagtctgtttttgttgtttttttaagtgtttttccaggatccatcagctccaagtaagtagttgtttcaatctagttgtggagggcgcagctcacactggcccatgtggggatcgaactggcgaccttggtgttaagagccctgtgctctaaccacctgagctaaccggccgccccagaaGTCTGCATTAATGCTTTTACCACTGTGCCTCTGACCTACTGAGGTCCTCAgcaggaaggtgggggtgggggtggtggtgatggtggaccTGTTCCCATCTGGGGACAGGTCTGGGAGCCCAAGCCTGGACGGAATAGGGCTGGGCCCACACCTCCACGAAGGGAGGCTTGTGTGTGGCCCCAGGGCTGGAACTGGTATGATGACTAAAGGAAAGCACACCCAGTCCACCATGTGTCCTAAAAGTTCCAGAATTGGGAAGAAGGACGAGCAGGACCCAGCCCTACCACTAGCCTTGCAGTGTCCTGTGTGCGGAGTTTCCTTTCCACATGTGTGTAATGAAAGTCGGGCCACGGGGCTCCAAAGAGGAACCTACAGCTCTGCCCATTGCccaggaaggggcaggagaggaCTGAAGTAATGGGGGTGGGTGTGCTAGGAAGACCCCTGCCTCCTGGCTGGGAGCGAGGGGTGAGCAGCTCCTTGAGTGCAGTCCCATGTTTGTAAACATCATTAATCAGGGATTAGCAGATGGGCATGCTAATTGCACCTGTGGGTGCCAGAGACCTCAAGGTTGATTACATTTACAAACTGTGGGGCTCCCTGGCGACCTGGCCCTGCAGGAGTGGGAGGGGGTGTCTAGTTTAGGCCCCCAGCCTGGGGGAGGAAGCTGGCAATTTTAGCCTCCTGACCAAAAAAATTCCAGCTCTGGAGGGGAACAGGAAGGCTGATCACAATTCAGCTGCTCTGGAAATAGTCAGCCCCCACACTTTCTGAGACCCTTCCCATCTTGGCCAGGGAGCCCTGACAAAGGAGGATCCTGCGAATGTTATTTCAAAACCCTCCCCACCTGAACACTCCCCAGTGGTTCTCTGCGGTCAATCATTGTGTGTTGCAGCTGAAGGGGGCCCTAGAGCCTGTGGGAAAATTGAGGGCGGGTTGGCAGGAGAGCAGAGCCTGGTGCCCTGACCTCGAGGTCTGACACCCGCTGCTGTGAGAACAGCTGCCATCCTCCTCCTGGCATCGCTGAGGGCTTCACATGCAATGATCTCATTCAATCTGCACCATGATCCTTCGGAGTGGACACTATTGTGTCCCCATTTCATAGAGGAGGGAAACCATGACTTGGAAAAGTTAAGGGACATGTCCACATTTACACCACGGGCAAGGCAGCGTTGGGACTCAAAGCAAACTGCTAACAGCCAGGGTCCTGTTCTTCACCGTTTGTTCCCCCCTCGGGCTTCATCCTGGCACTGCCCTACCGGGGCTGGGCACCTGCCCTCCCGTCACAGCCCCCCGCCGGCCGCATATTTACCCACACTTACTGACTGAGCAGTGTCTGTGTGGCAGGCACCCCAGGCCACTCCAAGGAGACTCAGACCTCACCCTTGGCCTTAGGGCCGCGGGTGCTGTCTTGGAAATGGCTGGTTTGCATGACATAACTACATACCTGTGTGTGCAAGGCAGGTAATTAGTTTCAGTTCCCTTTGGTTCAAGTGAACCTGTTTTCCCAGAGGCTGGCCAGCCTGTTCCCCAGGGTGTGAAGCAGGGAGGAGGGCTGAGCCCAGGAGAGTGGCCCCTCTAGATGGCCCAGACCACGGGGACCCAGAAAGCTGATAAACGGCATGGCCAAAGCAGGTCAGAGAGGGTTCCAGACACCACGAAAGAGTGGGTGGGCAGGAGACGGGCCCTGGACTGCGAGCGCCCCCAACCCCAACTTCTCCTTTCCATGCTGGGTTTGCTCCTAGAGAGCAGAGCTCAATCCTGACCCCCACATGGAGGGAACACCAGGATACCAGAGTTCATTGTCATCACGTCTGTTAGTCTGGGTTCTCCAGACAAACAGAAACCATTAAGAActagatacacacatatacatacacacttacctactaatttatttattgaagaggagTGGCTCATGCGATTATGGAGCTGACAAGTCCTGAATTCTGCAGGGTGAGTGTgccagctggagacccaggagaacaGATGATTTGGTTTCCATCTCAAAACTCAGGAACAGCCCGATTCAGTTCCAAAGGCAGACGGTCAGGctttttgttctactcaggccttcaactgactgACCGAGGCCCATCtacattagggagggcaatctgctttccTCAGTCTACCAGTTTAAATGTTAAGATCATCCTGAAACACCCTCACACAAACCCAGAATGCCTGACCAAATATTGGAGTACCctatggcccagtcaagttgacacattaaCTAAACCATCACATCCAGGTTTGTACTTTTGTGTGCTAGTCCTGGGTGCACAGTGCTTTAGTTTACAGAACACTTTTCACTgatacacttattttatttttactacttcCTCGTTGGGGAGCAGGTGGCTGGAGCAGGTGTTGATGgcactatccccattttacagacaggagaCTGAGAAGCCATCTAGGTAGGAAATCATGGAGCCAGGGCTAGAACCAGCATCTTCTAAAGAATCTTAGGGACAGACGACAGGTTGCTTGGTGTGTGCTTTCAGACGTGCTCAAAAGCAAGGGTGTCAATGATTTGGAAGGTTTCTTGGACAAGAGTGGGTGGCTTCCAGGGCCAGTGATTCTTGAACCTGGCTGCACACTGGCATCAACTGGGGAGCTCTGAGAAATGCTTGTACCTGGCTCCTTCCCCAGAGATTTTGATTTTATCGGTCTGGTGCCTCTGGGCATCTGGAATATTAAAAGCTACCCCACTCTCTGACCCCATGACTCTAAGGGGCAGCCAAGGTTCAAAACCATACTAGGCTCTCTGCCAAGAgcgaggcaggggtgggggaagcagcGTGGTACGTGCAAGGTTGACACATGCCAGTGGACGTCAGAGCCCGAGTGCCAGTCGGGGACAGCCAGCTCAAGGGGACCGACGTGGCGGTGATCTGTGGAGTTTATGAAgggctttcttcctttcttgagGAAAAACTTTGACTTTAAAGCAATCTTAGGCccattttaaacaaattgaaatgTCTTTCTAAATTGGCATCACCTTGAGAATTCCAAGATAAATCCACCCCACAGACATGAGGGCAgtagtatttactgagcacctactatgtgtgaggCACTGCGTTCCTATTGTCTGCTGTATACTCCCAGCAACCCAGAAAGGTAGGATGGTCCCCCTACACCTAGGAGGGGACTGAGGCTCGAGCGGGaaaagaacttgcccaaggtcacacagcagtcaggatttgaacttaggGTTGCTCTCCTGCAGATCCATGCTccaggcagtggttctcaaccaggggtggtTCTGTCCCGtaggggacacttggcaatgtctggagagatttttggttgtcacaactacgGGGGGAgaaggtgctactggcatcttgtGGGTAGCGGCCAGGGATGCcgctaaacatcctacaaggcACAGAAGAGCATTATCCAGCCCAGAATGTCAACAGCCCTCAGAGTGACACACCCAGTGACCTCAGCCTGGGCTCCACATTAGACCCAtggggggggggctgggggactttaaaaatcctgatgcccaggCTGCACCCTGACCAATTACAGCACACTTTCTGGGGTGGGTTCCAGGATAAGTTGTTTCCTAAAGCTGACCAGGTGGTTCCAATGTGTAGCCAAGACTGCTCTAAACTACTTACACTGGTGGCTTCTGCTCCATATGAGGGACCCTGGAGGAGAAGTACCAAAGCGGTCTTGATGGTATATTCAGTAGCAACCCTCCCAGAATGAAAGGCCAGGGTTCTGCTCACTGGTTCCTTCCGGAGAGGTGGACTGATGACTCACcagaatggtggtggtggtggtggtgcgggAGGTGGACTGGAGGGCTAGTGGGATGGGGAGGTGTCTGCCAGTCTTCCCCTTGCCTTTTGGGGCCCACAGCAAGGAATCTTCCCAGGTGGCTACCAGAGCTTCCCGAAGAGATCAAAGAGCGAGGCTGCCCCCTAGTGGAGGAATCGGACAGAACGGCCCACTGGTTGAGTACCTGGTGGACACCGGGCGATGTCTGATTTGGTCATCACTACAGCCCAGTGAGGGAGGTGCACACAAGGGCCCCCAGGCACATAAAGATGAAGCCACGTGGTGAAGGAGGCCCCGCCATGGGTCAGGGTTTGAGCTGGGATTAGCACCTGCTGGCCCCAGAGAGAGGCCACAGGCCTCCCTCTCCATTCTCACGCTGGTTCAAGAGGAACAGGATTCCTGGACTGGACTGTCCGATTCCCTTCTGGTGTCTAGACTTCCCCTTGACGTCCAGGCAGGACCTGGGAGTAAACAGACCCTCTGAGCTAGCACAGTCTAGAAATTAATGCGCTGCCATCTCCAACTGCAAATCCAAACTCAAAACAGGAAACTGAACTTCCTCTGGTCTCCACCACAAAGGTCCAAAGGTGCCCGTCCTCCCCAGATGGTGATTAATAAACAGGGCCTGGGTGCACACTCAGGCAAGAGACTCCAGGACACTGGAACACGTGGATGTAGGTGCAACCCACCTCCTGCCCTCCCGCGCACAATCTTGAACAGTCCACGTCAGCCCCCATCTTGCCTCTCTTTTTCTGACCCTGTGGACAGTCCTGGGTGCCGCACCACTGTGGGCTCTTCAGACGCGGCTGAGTGTCCTCGCGGGCCTTGGAGAAGttgtcctctcttcttctcttcggAGAAACCCTTCCTCTGGCTACAAATGGAGTGAAGAAGAATTcctgcagacagacagacagaaggacgtggggaagagagagaactgAGAAGAGGAAGGGCCAGGTGCCACGCGCTCCCTCATTTCACCCTCAAAAGAATGTTTTCCTTATTTGGCACAAAAAgcaactgagacacagaaagatcGAGAAACTTGTTTAGGATGAAATAACTACACACTTGTGATCAGAAGACAGGGAGAGTAGACTCACCTGCAGCCACAGAGACATTCAAGGACTCCAGTCCAGGAGGCAGCTGCCAGCCGGGCAGGATGGTGAGGAGAAGCTGGCAGGAGGCCTGCACCTCCTGGGATAGACCAGAGCCCTCGTTCCCTGCAGGGCATGAGGGCAGAGGATTAGGGATGCCCCAGCTAAACACACAAGTGCTCAGGAAATGCACGTCTGAGCACAGAAAAGCGGGGACAGCTACCTACCTAGCACTAGGAGAGTAGGCCGGTCCCACAGGAACTCCAAGCAACTAACGATAGGGATCCCAGACGACCTGGAAATCTCAGGCCCGGGGCAGCCCACCGTGCCAGCCACCAGCCAGCCCTGCCGGGCTTTGGCCTAAAAGGGAGTAAAAGAAATCATGTTCTAGCTCACCAAACTTTCCTGAGAGCTCTGGCCGAGGAGGAGCCCGACCTTGCCATATATTCAGTCCCTTGCTGAGCCATTCAATTCAGTCAATAGTTATTCAGCGCCTGCAACAGGCAGGCTCTATTCCAGGCACTGGGTATAGGGCGGTGAACAAAACAGGCCAAAATCCCAGCATCGTGGAAGGGCGGTCAAGGAGGGCCTCACTGGAGTGACTTTTGAGTACAGACGTCAAGGAGATGAGGGAGCACTGTGTAGACATCTGGGGAAAGAATATTCTAGGCCGGGatcagcaagtgcaaaggctgaGAGGTGGCTGCTTACCTGGCATGTGTGAGGAACAGCAGAATAGCAAGGTGGCCAGTGGGAAGGGAGCCATTGAGACAGGAGAAGGAACAAGGGGCCACATAAGGAAGAGCCTCAAAGGCCACTGGAAGGACTCTGGCTTATTCTCTGAGAGAAATGCAACGGCTTTGAAAGGTTCTGAGCAGGAAAGTAACATGGTCTGACTTAACGTTGCAACAGGATCACTCTGCCTGCTGTTGAGAGCCAATAGCAGGAGCAAGGAGATCCGTTAGGAAGTTTCCACAATAATACAGGCAAGAGGTGATGGTGGCTTGCATCAGAGTGGTAGCAGTCGAGACGTTAAGAAATGGTGAGGATATGGAAATAACTTCATGATAAAACCAAAAGGATGCGTTGACTGGTGAGACACGGGGGGTGAGAGCAGAAAGAATCGAGGATGACGCCAAGGTTTTGGCCTAAACAGCTCAAGGGATGGAGATGCTGTCGACTGAGCTGGGTGAGTCTGCAGAAGGAACACGTGCTGGGCTTTGGAAATGTTCAGTCTGAAATGCCCCTTAGACAGCAAAAGAGAGCTTGTAAGTAGGCGACTAAATATGTGAATCTTGGGTTTAGCAGCAAGATCCGGGCTAGGATATACACTTGGGAGGCATTCAAATATAGATGGCATTTAAAGCCATAAGACTGgatgacacaaaaaaagaaatgaatatatatagaaaagaGATCCAAGGACTGAGACGTGGGAGACCTGAGGGATGGTCAGGGGAACCGTCAAACGCGGGGCTATACTGACCCCTTGTGTCCAGCACGGGAAGCACAGCTGAAGACAGAAGCATGCATCAGGAGAGGGGTTTCTTTACTTAGGTTTGCCCCCAAAAATTAGGTTTTTGGTGtgatgagttttttgtttttgtgggagtttgttttttgttttgtgtatgtgagagagaagaTGGGAAAGGCACAGACTAGTCACTGTTCAGAGAGTCTTTCAAGCTGGGCCACTATTGGAGGAACCCAGGATTCCTGTCCACCAGCTCCACCCAGCTCCACATTTACTGAAGACCGACTTAGTAGGTAATGAGGCACAGTGGCAGACttgcaggaagggcagagaggtaTGCCTGGGGAAGGAGTGCGGTAAAGGGAATAACACTAGAAGTCCTTAACTTCAGATTCTGCTCCACTTGTGGTTTTAAAAACTTTGGGATCCTTCCTTTACCAAAGGGATTTAGAAGGATGTAGGAATTGCTGCCAACATGCCCCCTTTCTTCCCCGCCCCCAGTGAGCgtctagctgtgtgcccttggaaAGGCTGAACTTAGCTTATTTCTGTTCCTTTACGactcccaccccctcacctgTAAAAAGCCATCCAAGTCATCAGTGGAGAACACGTCCATCACCTCCATAGCCCCCGCGCTGGCCTTGCTGACGACCGGAGTGAGTGGGCAGCTGTAAAGTTACCCCAAGCCACGTATGAAGCTGGAGAATCTCAAGCTCGGTGCCCTATCCTCCCCGGGCCCCCAAGGGTTTGGGATAACAATTCTGGCGATAGGGAggcctgcctgagggatcagcaaaGGGTCAAGGTGCTCAGGCACTCGGCTGCGCCTCGCAATTGGGGCACATGGGGTTCAGGGACGTCCGTGCCTGTTTCTCCGGCTGGTGATGACTTGATCCACTCCGAGGAAGTAAGCGGAGCGCAGCACGGCCCCAAGATTCCGGGGATCCTGGAGCCCTTCGAGAACGAGCCATAACTGTTGAGGGTCGTCTCCTGGCCTCGCGTCCCCAGCCTCGGTCCAGGGCCGGGGCCGTAGCGGGCTCACCTCCATGCAGACGCCCTGGTGGACCTGGTGGCGGCACAGGGCGTCCAGCTTCTGCCGTCTGGGCCGCAGCACTGGGATGTCGCGCGCCTCAGCCGCGCGGAGAAGCTCGGCCCGCTCCCCTTGCAGCCCAGACCTGCCGGCCTGGAGCAGGAGCCGGGCCACGCGGCGGCGGGCGGCCCGCAGAGCCAGGAGACACGGGGACAGACCAAACAGAAGTTCCAATCCCCCCGCGGACCGCGGGGTC contains the following coding sequences:
- the MRM1 gene encoding rRNA methyltransferase 1, mitochondrial; translation: MSLLSALGGATWLRFGHLFARHFSQAARRGERPGGEELSRLRLDDLAPTPRSAGGLELLFGLSPCLLALRAARRRVARLLLQAGRSGLQGERAELLRAAEARDIPVLRPRRQKLDALCRHQVHQGVCMEVSPLRPRPWTEAGDARPGDDPQQLWLVLEGLQDPRNLGAVLRSAYFLGVDQVITSRRNSCPLTPVVSKASAGAMEVMDVFSTDDLDGFLQAKARQGWLVAGTVGCPGPEISRSSGIPIVSCLEFLWDRPTLLVLGNEGSGLSQEVQASCQLLLTILPGWQLPPGLESLNVSVAAGILLHSICSQRKGFSEEKKRGQLLQGPRGHSAASEEPTVVRHPGLSTGSEKERQDGG